Proteins from a genomic interval of Deltaproteobacteria bacterium CG11_big_fil_rev_8_21_14_0_20_42_23:
- the rpsT gene encoding 30S ribosomal protein S20, protein MAEKKKLGTGRHYSALKRNRQNEKRNERNKSARSALRTVLKKARQLLQGETLKPALASLDKAAGKGLIPKKRAARLKSRLQKAVNKAAA, encoded by the coding sequence ATGGCTGAAAAGAAAAAACTAGGAACCGGCAGACACTACTCTGCTCTTAAGAGAAACCGTCAGAACGAAAAACGTAATGAGCGCAACAAATCAGCTCGTTCTGCTCTTCGCACTGTATTGAAAAAAGCGCGTCAATTGCTTCAAGGCGAAACTTTAAAGCCAGCACTTGCAAGTCTTGATAAAGCTGCAGGCAAAGGCCTTATCCCAAAGAAAAGAGCTGCACGCCTCAAGTCTCGCTTGCAAAAAGCTGTGAATAAAGCCGCTGCTTAA
- a CDS encoding glycosyltransferase: MRQIEDTSSRPYDVSIIVPFLNEEGNLSQVYEEVCASLDPKKINFELVFVDDGSTDESADLVSALAEKDKRVKFVKLTRNFGQTAAMAAGFDHAQGKIYVAMDADNQNDPADIPLLLQKLDEGFDVISGWRKKRKDKFLTRRLPSQIANKLISKITGVALHDYGCSLKAYKAEFIDSIQLYGEMHRFIPAYVSMVGAKVSEVAVNHRARTRGESKYGLMRIFKVIMDLMTVKFLSSYVTKPSYLFGGSGFIMCLLSFCAGAEVLLEKFFFGTYAHKNPFLLLAVFLCILGVQFILMGLIAELLIRTYHESQNKPIYLVKKCVNIEK, translated from the coding sequence ATGAGACAAATTGAAGATACCAGTAGCAGGCCGTACGATGTTTCTATCATCGTTCCGTTTCTAAATGAAGAAGGGAATCTTTCCCAAGTCTATGAAGAAGTGTGCGCAAGTTTAGATCCCAAAAAAATAAATTTTGAGCTTGTTTTTGTGGATGATGGTTCTACTGACGAAAGTGCAGATCTTGTGAGTGCACTTGCAGAAAAAGATAAACGCGTGAAGTTTGTAAAACTCACGCGCAACTTTGGCCAAACGGCTGCCATGGCGGCTGGTTTCGATCATGCCCAAGGGAAAATTTATGTCGCTATGGATGCCGACAATCAAAACGATCCAGCAGACATTCCACTTTTACTGCAAAAATTGGATGAAGGCTTCGATGTCATTTCAGGTTGGCGAAAAAAACGGAAAGATAAATTTCTCACTCGAAGATTGCCTTCTCAAATAGCAAACAAACTCATTTCAAAAATCACCGGCGTTGCATTGCACGATTACGGCTGCTCACTTAAAGCCTACAAGGCAGAGTTCATCGACTCCATACAACTGTATGGTGAGATGCATCGCTTCATTCCAGCTTATGTGAGCATGGTGGGTGCAAAAGTTTCTGAGGTGGCAGTGAATCATCGCGCCAGAACTCGCGGCGAATCAAAATATGGACTCATGCGCATCTTCAAGGTGATCATGGATTTAATGACCGTGAAATTTCTTTCCAGTTATGTCACCAAACCTTCATACTTATTTGGAGGAAGTGGTTTTATAATGTGTCTTCTTTCTTTTTGTGCGGGCGCTGAAGTGTTATTAGAAAAATTCTTTTTCGGAACCTATGCGCACAAAAATCCCTTTCTCTTGCTTGCAGTGTTTTTATGTATTCTTGGTGTTCAGTTTATTCTCATGGGTCTCATTGCAGAGCTTTTGATTAGAACCTATCACGAATCCCAAAACAAACCTATTTACCTCGTGAAAAAATGTGTGAACATCGAAAAGTAG
- a CDS encoding DNA polymerase III subunit delta: MPKFTVQQFEDALKQEKFFPAYLFFGAELHIARHGLHVMKEKLGISNMHDDLSYSAYSGVEASVEKVMGALKTFPFLGGKNLIVIRDAHKLSKEMQAHLVDYLQKPFEHSLLVLIAEKLDGRSKLFAALQKQSAVIECKALYANQVPSWIASQVRQQKRQISHEAARYLADLVGTDLSQIDQALERLFLFVGKRPLIELSDVEMAIAETSQRSVFELTNNIGEKKLSKSLSVLTTLLHQGEAPVMILGMVARHFRLLTKAKEVEGRMRQSADLARYLGVHPFFAKDYLAQAQHYSLEELKQAFHAFAWCDRELKTTRLTKDKPLEKLIISLCHKRPSVN; the protein is encoded by the coding sequence ATGCCAAAATTTACCGTTCAACAGTTTGAAGATGCCTTAAAGCAGGAAAAATTTTTTCCGGCCTATCTTTTTTTTGGCGCAGAACTTCACATCGCAAGACATGGCCTACATGTGATGAAAGAAAAGCTTGGCATTTCCAACATGCACGATGACCTTTCGTATTCAGCGTATAGCGGTGTCGAAGCCAGTGTAGAAAAAGTGATGGGCGCCCTAAAAACATTTCCCTTTTTGGGCGGAAAAAATCTGATTGTCATTCGCGATGCCCATAAGCTTTCGAAAGAAATGCAGGCTCATCTTGTAGATTATCTGCAAAAACCATTCGAACATTCTTTGCTCGTCCTCATTGCAGAAAAATTGGATGGCCGGTCAAAATTATTTGCAGCATTGCAAAAACAATCTGCTGTGATTGAGTGCAAGGCATTGTACGCCAATCAAGTTCCATCTTGGATTGCAAGCCAAGTGCGTCAGCAAAAGCGACAAATTTCCCACGAAGCAGCGCGCTATTTGGCCGATTTAGTGGGCACCGATTTAAGCCAGATCGATCAAGCCTTGGAGCGCTTGTTTCTTTTTGTTGGCAAGCGGCCATTGATTGAACTTTCCGATGTGGAAATGGCCATTGCAGAAACCAGCCAACGCAGCGTGTTTGAGCTTACCAACAATATTGGTGAAAAAAAACTTTCGAAGTCTTTGTCTGTGCTCACGACGTTGCTGCATCAAGGTGAAGCGCCGGTAATGATTTTGGGTATGGTAGCACGTCACTTTCGACTGCTCACCAAGGCAAAGGAAGTGGAAGGGCGGATGCGTCAATCTGCAGATTTGGCGCGGTATTTAGGCGTGCATCCTTTTTTTGCCAAAGATTATCTCGCACAAGCGCAGCACTATTCGCTTGAAGAACTGAAGCAAGCCTTTCACGCTTTTGCTTGGTGCGACCGCGAGCTCAAAACCACACGACTCACAAAAGACAAACCCCTTGAAAAATTGATTATTTCTCTTTGCCACAAAAGGCCTTCCGTGAATTGA
- the asnB gene encoding asparagine synthase (glutamine-hydrolyzing), translating into MCGIVGVIFTDKHKKLDEHVLQKMNRSMIHRGPDDEGYFFESGAALAMRRLSILDLEGGKQPLYNEQRKIVSICNGEIFNHLTLRTQLEQHGHQLRSHSDAEILPHLYEEEGRHFVKKLRGMFGLAVWDSEKRKLLIARDRMGQKPLYWAEVNGAFLFASELKALLNYPELHPRLDMLAVQKYLAFEYVPAQASIFEGIHKLEAGHMLTWQEGKISIEQYWDIPCEGELTHISEEDALSELRQRFEEAVNIRLMSDVPLGLFLSGGIDSSVVLAAMAKMLPPQQIKTFSMAFSEKSFDESSHARLVANHFGTQHHEELCTPETLLGLIPEIGAFLDEPLGDASIVPTYALSKFTKKHVTVALGGDGGDELFAGYPTFKAEEYAKIFQRLPHFVRAAVKKIVKHLPVSDENISFDFKAKQFLRGADVLDASKHFLWMGSFSSEEQTALLQARSFGSDLFLHDINRHQMVAASASVGNGLLYLYKKLYLQDDILTKVDRASMAASLECRSPFLDHHFVEFVAKLPYHFKYRHGNLKYLLKKAYENELPASIVNRPKKGFGIPVAKWINGPLREMTCDLLSPARLAKQGIFNPKTVQGLLERHFAQKEDNRKQLWTLLAFQQWHDHYMK; encoded by the coding sequence ATGTGTGGGATTGTTGGTGTTATCTTTACGGATAAACACAAAAAACTTGATGAACACGTGTTGCAAAAAATGAACCGCAGCATGATTCATCGCGGCCCAGATGATGAAGGTTATTTTTTTGAATCAGGCGCAGCCCTCGCCATGCGTAGGCTTTCCATTTTAGACCTCGAAGGCGGCAAACAGCCTCTTTACAATGAGCAGCGGAAGATTGTTTCCATTTGCAATGGCGAAATTTTCAACCACCTCACACTTCGAACTCAGCTTGAACAGCATGGACATCAGCTTCGCAGTCATTCCGATGCCGAAATTTTACCGCATCTTTATGAAGAAGAAGGGCGTCACTTTGTCAAAAAACTTCGCGGCATGTTTGGCCTTGCTGTGTGGGATAGCGAAAAACGAAAACTGCTCATCGCCAGAGATCGCATGGGGCAAAAGCCTTTGTACTGGGCCGAAGTGAATGGAGCTTTTCTCTTTGCTTCAGAACTTAAAGCGTTGCTGAATTATCCAGAACTTCATCCTCGCCTCGATATGTTGGCTGTGCAAAAGTATTTGGCGTTTGAATACGTGCCAGCTCAAGCTTCCATTTTCGAAGGTATTCACAAGCTCGAAGCTGGTCACATGTTGACGTGGCAAGAAGGAAAAATAAGCATCGAGCAATATTGGGACATTCCCTGTGAAGGAGAACTGACGCATATTTCCGAGGAGGATGCACTTTCAGAATTGCGACAGCGTTTTGAAGAGGCAGTAAACATTCGCTTGATGAGTGATGTTCCGCTGGGGCTCTTTCTCTCTGGCGGCATTGATTCGTCTGTTGTTTTAGCAGCCATGGCAAAAATGCTTCCGCCACAACAAATCAAAACCTTTTCTATGGCATTCAGCGAAAAAAGTTTTGACGAATCTAGCCATGCACGTCTTGTCGCAAATCATTTTGGAACTCAGCATCACGAAGAGCTGTGTACTCCAGAAACCTTGCTTGGTTTAATTCCAGAGATTGGCGCCTTTCTTGACGAACCACTAGGCGATGCTTCCATTGTTCCCACATATGCCCTTTCGAAATTCACAAAAAAGCATGTCACTGTTGCACTTGGTGGCGATGGTGGTGATGAACTTTTTGCAGGTTATCCCACCTTTAAAGCAGAAGAATATGCAAAAATATTTCAACGTCTTCCACACTTTGTGCGAGCAGCAGTAAAAAAAATAGTAAAACATCTTCCTGTTTCTGATGAAAACATCAGCTTCGATTTTAAAGCGAAACAATTTTTGCGAGGCGCAGATGTGTTAGATGCCTCCAAACATTTTTTGTGGATGGGTTCGTTCTCGTCTGAAGAACAAACAGCTCTTTTGCAAGCGCGCTCGTTTGGTTCGGATTTATTTTTGCATGATATCAATCGTCATCAGATGGTTGCAGCTTCCGCAAGTGTTGGGAATGGACTTCTCTACCTCTACAAAAAACTCTACTTGCAAGACGATATCCTTACAAAGGTAGACAGGGCTTCAATGGCGGCTTCGCTTGAGTGCAGATCACCGTTCCTAGATCATCACTTCGTAGAATTCGTGGCAAAGCTGCCGTATCACTTCAAATACCGTCATGGAAACCTAAAGTATCTCTTGAAGAAAGCGTACGAAAATGAACTGCCCGCATCAATTGTGAATCGCCCCAAAAAGGGTTTTGGTATTCCCGTAGCCAAGTGGATAAATGGGCCCTTGCGCGAGATGACCTGCGATTTGCTTTCCCCAGCACGTTTAGCGAAGCAAGGTATTTTTAATCCCAAGACAGTTCAAGGTTTACTTGAGAGACACTTTGCGCAAAAAGAAGACAACCGCAAACAACTGTGGACCTTGTTGGCCTTTCAACAATGGCATGACCACTATATGAAATAA